From Amphiprion ocellaris isolate individual 3 ecotype Okinawa chromosome 10, ASM2253959v1, whole genome shotgun sequence, one genomic window encodes:
- the LOC111572811 gene encoding polypyrimidine tract-binding protein 2-like, with product MVTPQSLFTLFGVYGDVQRVKILYNKKDSALIQLSDGNQAQLAMSHLNGQKVFGKVMRVTLSKHQTVALPREGLDDQLLTKDFSGSPLHRFKKPGSKNFQNIFPPSATLHLSNIRDGVGEEDLRLLFSNSGGTVKAFKFFQDRKMALIQMSSVEEAIQALMDLHNYDMGGNHHLKVSFSKSTI from the exons ATGGTCACGCCTCAAAGTCTCTTTACCCTCTTCG GTGTCTACGGCGATGTCCAGAGGGTGAAGATCCTCTACAACAAAAAGGACAGCGCTCTGATCCAGCTGTCTGATGGCAACCAGGCTCAGCTCG CTATGAGTCATCTGAATGGTCAAAAGGTGTTTGGTAAAGTGATGAGAGTGACGCTGTCCAAGCATCAGACTGTGGCTTTGCCCAGAGAAGGACTGGATGACCAGCTACTAACTAAAG ATTTTTCTGGCTCACCGCTCCATCGCTTTAAGAAGCCAGGATCCAAAAACTTCCAGAACATCTTTCCTCCCTCAGCAACGCTTCACCTCTCCAACATCCG GGACGGAGTTGGGGAGGAAGATCTACGTCTTTTGTTCTCTAACAGTGGAGGAACCGTCAAGGCCTTCAAGTTCTTCCA GGACCGTAAAATGGCTTTGATCCAGATGTCATCAGTAGAAGAAGCTATTCAGGCTCTGATGGATCTTCACAACTATGACATGGGAGGGAATCACCATCTGAAAGTTTCCTTTTCCAAATCTACCATCTAA